The Drosophila suzukii chromosome X, CBGP_Dsuzu_IsoJpt1.0, whole genome shotgun sequence DNA window CAGCAGGAAAACCCTGAAAATAAGTGGAAAACCCACAGAGAAAGCCATTGGGCAAGGATTTACATATTAGAAggagcacacacacacacacacacacacacacagcgaGCATAATGCCACGCTACCGGGAATGGGATTTGGCCTGCAAAGTGTACGTGGGCAACCTGGGCTCCTCGGCCTCCAAATACGAGATTGAGAACGCCTTCAGCAAATACGGACCCTTGCGCAACGTCTGGGTGGCCCGCAATCCGCCCGGCTTCGCCTTCGTCGAGTTCGAGGATCGTCGCGATGCGGAGGACGCAACCCGCGGCCTGGATGGCACCCGCTGCTGTGGCACCCGCATCCGCGTTGAGATGTCCTCTGGGCGATCGCGAGAAGGTCGCGGCGGTGGCGGCGGAGGCGGTACTCGGGCTGGCGAGGGGCGTGGCGGCGGCGGAGGCGGCTCTGGAGGCGGTACACGGGCTGGCGATGGCGGCGGTCGCTATAGGTGAGTACAGCAAATGGCAAATCCACATACATATGAACAATCCCCCAtccaaaccaaaccaaaccaacCCAACCCAAACCCCCTCTCGATTATGAAACATCATAATTTTGGCCATTATATGCAAGAAAATATGCAGAAACacatagatatatatatataatatatatatttgatgATCTGTGtcgtgtgtgtgtatgtatgcatGTGAAAAATCGATTTGCGTATACATACAAAAGCGGGGGCCAGCCAAATTACACACTCTCCCATTTAGTGGGGACACCACTGTAAGCCACACATAAACACACACAGTGGCGTCCGTAAAAACAGTCCTAAAGCACCGCGCGGCGCGCGCCAACCACACAGTGGCGTCCTCCTTGGCAAACAGTCCTGGTTGTTTTTGCTAATCAATCGATTTTCTAGCTTGTCTTTTTTTATGGGAAATCTAGATATTATTACTACCCCATTTCATTGCTCATTATATTGCACCCCGAGGTCCATAGTTTCAAGTTCAAAGAGTATAGCTTTTACCTAGAGAAAAcgttttgtttgttgttttttagtaaaaaaaaaaaaatatacaaaaaaatataatatatttttatatatttacaaaatataaaaaaaaatcatagtAAAAACAAAGTAAATCGAACGCTTGGAGCCAATTTTAATGTGGTCTCACAATCATTTTGCAGGATAAAGTCTTCTTCTTCTACTACAACAAGCACAACAAGAACtactacaacaacaacatcaataaaaataataataataattaaaagaaCAACAAAGAAAAGAACAGCAACAGCTACTACTACTAGAACTTCTACTACTCCTCTTCCttcaacaagaacaacaacaacaacaataagaacaacaacagctactacaagaacaacaacaactagtACAACAGcagctcctgctcctcctaTTACACACATTtcaccaacaacaacagccaCCACCACAACCACACCACCATGCAATAATTTGTTGTGCGGCCCTAGTCTGAAATTCAACAAATTCGATATATTCCGCTGACCACAGAACCGAGAACCAGAAAAAAACCGAACGACTGCAACACTACACCCCCTCCACCACCACCTGTTCAGCTTCAGCTCGACCCAGGccaaaaaatatagaaaatgcATCATCAGCAACGTCTCCGGCTGCGCAGCTATAAGAATAATGCACCCAAGACCAGCCCAAGCACACCCACAGCCACCCAACTACATCCCACTACAGGGCAAACGATCATTTCatattgcatttattaataACTTAGAGACGAGGGAACTTtgatggttttttttttcgaatgAATAGAGTACTTACATTTGTTTTTGTATAATTAAAGTTTCATTAATATGCTGAAAAGGATTCAGAATCAAAAGTTTAGTGCTGTTGTTGCATAGAAAATTAAtcgttgattttaaatttaaattagcaGAAATGGTGTACTCTGTAGtctaaaatgttaaattttgtaattttatcAAACATCTTTCATGTAACTTAGACTagcaatttttaaaaagagtcCTGGTTTGGTTAACAAACGTGATCGTATGCCCCACAGTGCAAACAGTTTCACATCATTTCTAGTCTGTTAGTTGACAGCATCTTCTGACTACACCACGAACACACACACTCTGCCATTAACCACACTAATCACCAAGAACCACAGCGAACCGGGCAGCATCGGCGGCAACAGAGCAACTCCATCAAGAATCTAACTCCAATATGTATCtatgcatatatatttatatatatacacactcACCAGTCCAGCAACGCTTCAGAAAGTCAACTTCCTACGCCTCCACGTTGTGCGGTTGTCTTCAGCCTGCTTCCTTCGTCCCCAACAAACCAACCAACCACCCACCACCTCATCATCCGTCATCTTCAGTGCAGCTACAGCATCAGCAACAAGCTACAGCTACAAAGACcaactgcaacaacaacagcttcTACTACTTCTACTACAACATCTGGCAGCTAGTCAGCAAAAGTATCTCAAGGGGTGACAAGCCCTGCGTAGATCTTTTGTTGGCTCCACCACTCAGTAGTTGCACCTTTCCCTTGCAATCAAACAAGATTGAGGCTGCTTCACGCTAATTCCTTCAATCGCAGCAAGTATGAAACCTTTGGCAGCCACcaaccaacactctccttcGAACCGAAACGAGAAACGTAACGTCTCTAACAAAATCCGTTTGTTATATTTCTAATTATGGTTTCTGCTAATGtttttttatctttcgttCTTGTACTCTAACCATCTACTGAGATAATGTTGTTCGCGCTAACTGTCTGCTCTCTGTGTATATATACCGTGTTTACTGTGTTTATGCATTGATCCGATCAACCCGAACTCAAAGTCAGACCAACCAAAAGTTAACCAACCAAACGACCCCACCACCAATCGATCAATCGACCAAGCACaccagcagcatcagcagggCAGGGTCTTCTTCAAGCTCGCCTCTCCACAGCGCGGATGGTAGGAGCagcaccgccaccaccaccaaacCACAACCACCACCTGATCCTCTCTTGCTGCTAACTGATGCTTCCCCACCAACTGCTTCTTCATACGACCTACGTTCTTCGGCTGCTGCAACAGAATAGAATGATTCACCAATATATATCTCCACCTCAACAACacacaccaaaaaaaaaaaaaaaaaaattaaacacaaCACAGCCACCCTAGTCACAGTCAATCAGCTCAGAATCGTATCGTATCAACAGCCCAAACTACAACAATTCAACAACAAGAacctactactactactacaattcaacaacaactacaacaacagTCTTCTCAGTCTGCTCTGCTCATCAACCAACTAAGCAACCTACCAACAAACCAATCAGCCAACCAATCCAACCAACCACCACCAATTACTTTATGTAAATGTCACACCAACGCTTTCGTAAAATggggccaaaaaaaaaaaaagaaactgaaacaaaaaatatatcagCTATATCTCCACCACCTTCAAGCACCTTCagccaccaaaaaaaaaaaaaaaattaccaGAATACAGCCAGCTCTCCGCTCTCAGCTCCGCTCCGCTCAGCTCAGCTCAAATTAAAGCTCCAAAATCAGCTCTCCGATCCGTATCCGATCCACCAGATCCATCAGCCCAAGTTGTGTGTTGTTTGATCGAGACCACTCTATCAACTTTACGTATCTTAAGGAATTGTTATCTTACTACACGTCTAGTTAAGTTACTTGTTAGTGCAAAATctatttaatttgtattttctctctttctctcctctttctctctctctctctctctctctctatacCCTGTCTGTGTGTCGTGCCCAATATGCTTTCCCCAACGCCACCCATTTCTTTGCAGATCACGCTCACCCCGCCGCTCCAGGACACGCAGCCGCAGCTTCTCGCGGGATCGTCGCAGCCGCTCCGACTCCAGGGATCGCCATTAGATGAGGATCTTTAGGAGCAGCCCCAATCCGGACTACACACCTACAcacagatatatatatatatatatatatatagagagATATATAACATAGCCACAGCGTTGGGGCCAAATGTGTCTGTTTTTTTGCCCACAAAGAAAGGTCCACAGATTCCTTAgtttgactcaaaaaaaaaaaaattcgtcCTATATCTATCCCCCCTCCCCAAAAAACGAAAAGTGAACGAGCAACTCCACAAAAGACCACCACACAACCCAGCCATCTCCGATCTGGACGGATCGCAAGTATAGCCACAGTACAACTACGGTACATATTGGTATTTAGGCTTTAAGACTTTGGtagattttaattaaaaacaaaacaaaaacaaaaacgattAATGCAACCACTACAACACACAAAGAGTGCGGCATCCGGAGAGTAAAAGTTGAAGGTAAATGCTATTCTACACGCATCCGCGGATCCACATTCTTTATCCATTGGTTTTTCTTCGAATCTGTCGCAACACAAAATGTCAAAAGGAAAATTGATGAAAATAAGTAAGAAGTTTCTATATACATACGATTGATTGACGAAAGTGCAAGTAATTAAGACGTGaaatgaaatcaataaattgaACATAATTTAAAACCAAAATACTTCAAGTGGCTTCTTTATTTTCGTTGGGAAAAGGTACTTTCTGTTGAAGCTTGCAGCTTAAATTAAGAAGTTACATAgggctttaaaaaaatatattttttaaattactttaAGTTGTTTTGTTTACACTTCGAAAACTAATTTAAGATAAATAGTCTTTAAGACCACGACTTTAAAACCGGTGGACACAATAACTTAAAAAGTTATGAACCGatgtacaaaatattttttttaaatattcagCATCTCAAAAGCTACTGCCTTATAGAAGGATTTTGAAATAGATTAATTTttactaaatttaaaaaccaaaaaggcTTCTTAAAATCCtcgaaaaaaattttttcctAATTACTTTGTTCAAGGTGTAGATTTTGAGATACACTAAGAAATAAATGTACAAAATTTTCTAATGATCCTGTCAGCAGTTATGTCCACCAGATGGGTACTTTTTTTTGAATCTCCGAAAAAATGGTGCCTgtatattaataaaaacatgCATCTAATACAAACATGTATCTAATTTTTAGATTCTAAAATGTTCCAAATAATGTTATCTTAAACTATCACTcgatatatataaaaaatcaTGAAAAAGTTCTACTTTTTAAGCAAAAATCCCTTAAGAAATCCTCCCAAACAATGTTGAAAACGGTTCAAGGCTTGTttaacaataatatttattttcatatttttttgattCTTTTCTATAACAATTAGTAATGACTTGAACGCACACACATCGCATGTTTTCGTGATCGATTTGGGATAAGCACATGCAGGGCTATATATATGTGGATAAATATGTAGGTATACGTATACACAATGCAAATAACATTCGTCTAGAACAATATcagaatttttaattttgcgccGACCAACAAGTAATAAACAACTTTTGGCTCTAACAAAAATTATTGTCACTTCTCCGCCAGGAgaattcaattcaattcaaAAACGAATCAAGGACTACACATAGGTAATTGGGTTAATTGCTAACTGGAAACCTGCGCGGTATGGGTGTACAAATCAGAGGGATGTCAGAATTTCacacatttttatatatatttaatatataaagaagAGTATAGTAGCGTTTCGTTATGACACATTAACAaagagagaaaaaaaaacaagtatggtatttcatattttaatCCTAAGCTGGAGGATCGACACTTTTAACACAGGGATGGTGGGGGGACGGGGGGGCGTGGCGCAGGAAGTGGACAGCGGTTGATTACCGAGTCTACTTGTACTTCTTCATGAAATCGGAGTGGAACACGCGGAACTTCTCCATCATCAGCTTCAGCTTGTCCGTTTGCGGGAGGATGGTGCTGCGGAAATGCCAGGTGCCGGGCTTTTGGCCAAATCCGCTGCCAGGAACAATGCAAATGCCTAAGGAAAATCAGAGATTATATAAAGGAAACCCACTTATAGCAAAGAACACTTACCGCTCGTCTCGAGCAGCTCAAATGCGTAGAAAACGTCGGGGGCCATGCCCTTGGCCTTAGCGGCCTCGACGGCCTTGGGCGGGATCTCGATCTGGGGGAAGACGTACATGGCGCCCTGCACGGGGTTCACCTTGTAGCCCTCGAAGCTGCTGAGCGTCTTGTGGACGAGCTCGGCCCGCTCTTTCAGGGCGGCCAAGATTTCGTCACGCTCCTGCTTGAACAGCTCGTAGGAGGGCTCTCCCGGCTGTGGCGGATTGACCAGGGCACTCACGGCCACCTGGCCGGCGGTGGTGCTGCAGAGCGCCGCCGTTATCGACTTGGTCAGCATGGCCTTGACCTTGGGATCCAGATTGAGCACCTCCATGTAGCCACCACGGATGCCGCACTCGCCCAGGTAACCCTTCGAGGTGGACAGGAAACTGACCATCTCCTGGCTGCGGTAGGGTTCGCCCATCTCGTAGGCCACCTTCTTGAACGACCAGAACTTGGAGTTCTTGTCGTACACATTGTCCTGGTACACCTCATCGGCCAGCAGCAGGACCTTGTTGTCGTGCGCGAACTTGATGATCTCCTCGATGTTCTCGCGGGTGAGCACCTGTCCGGTGGGATTGCCCGGATTGATCACGACCAGGGCGCGCGGATTGCACGTCTTCTTGGCCTCGTCGAAGGAACGCTGCAGCTCCTTCCTGCCCAGACTCCAGCCGGTCTCCTCCTCCAGGTAGTAGTCCACCTTGGTCATGCCGTACTCGGAGATGGTGGCCGAGTACAATGGGTACTGCGGAATGGGCACCATCACACCTGGAGGCTTGCCGTCCACCTCGGAGCTGAAAGGAGAGGAATGGGtaagaaattgtttttaactaacttatattatattaaatggcttcattaaaattaaatttaaactcTTAATATGTCACAATCAATTGATAAAGCTTCAAATAACATGTTCTATATTAAAATCAAACGATCAAATGAAATAGGATTTGAACCATATAAACATAGATACGATTTTggtaacttttttttggaaatcTCTTAAAAGCAAACCATCTCAGTATTATAAAAGCAAAGGGAACAAGCTCATAGTCATCTTAATTGCTAACAAAACTTATAGTAAATGTTTAGATATACAAATTTTTAGTTGATATCTAGGTAAAGTTTTTACAAAA harbors:
- the Rbp1-like gene encoding RNA-binding protein 1 isoform X2, giving the protein MPRYREWDLACKVYVGNLGSSASKYEIENAFSKYGPLRNVWVARNPPGFAFVEFEDRRDAEDATRGLDGTRCCGTRIRVEMSSGRSREGRGGGGGGGTRAGEGRGGGGGGSGGGTRAGDGGGRYRSRSPRRSRTRSRSFSRDRRSRSDSRDRH
- the Rbp1-like gene encoding uncharacterized protein Rbp1-like isoform X1 encodes the protein MPRYREWDLACKVYVGNLGSSASKYEIENAFSKYGPLRNVWVARNPPGFAFVEFEDRRDAEDATRGLDGTRCCGTRIRVEMSSGRSREGRGGGGGGGTRAGEGRGGGGGGSGGGTRAGDGGGRYRIKSSSSTTTSTTRTTTTTTSIKIIIIIKRTTKKRTATATTTRTSTTPLPSTRTTTTTIRTTTATTRTTTTSTTAAPAPPITHISPTTTATTTTTPPCNNLLCGPSLKFNKFDIFR
- the LOC108005350 gene encoding alanine aminotransferase 1 isoform X1, coding for MFKNREIMSRMLIKPAAATVSAALQQQQQRHQQQYVIRRWKSFLQNSNNNNATRRAAKSTTTTSTAAAAAAATRKSGDFIQPLDVRRSFATSHKMPSSSKALQINNINPNFIAMEYAVRGPLVIRAGEIERELAKGAKKPFDQVIRANIGDCHAMGQQPLTFLRQLMALTFETRLLDSPDYPEDVKKRACAILDGCQGQSVGSYTDSAGLEVVRRQVAQYIERRDGGIASDWQDIYLTAGASPGIKSILAMINSEVDGKPPGVMVPIPQYPLYSATISEYGMTKVDYYLEEETGWSLGRKELQRSFDEAKKTCNPRALVVINPGNPTGQVLTRENIEEIIKFAHDNKVLLLADEVYQDNVYDKNSKFWSFKKVAYEMGEPYRSQEMVSFLSTSKGYLGECGIRGGYMEVLNLDPKVKAMLTKSITAALCSTTAGQVAVSALVNPPQPGEPSYELFKQERDEILAALKERAELVHKTLSSFEGYKVNPVQGAMYVFPQIEIPPKAVEAAKAKGMAPDVFYAFELLETSGICIVPGSGFGQKPGTWHFRSTILPQTDKLKLMMEKFRVFHSDFMKKYK
- the LOC108005350 gene encoding alanine aminotransferase 1 isoform X2, with the translated sequence MSRMLIKPAAATVSAALQQQQQRHQQQYVIRRWKSFLQNSNNNNATRRAAKSTTTTSTAAAAAAATRKSGDFIQPLDVRRSFATSHKMPSSSKALQINNINPNFIAMEYAVRGPLVIRAGEIERELAKGAKKPFDQVIRANIGDCHAMGQQPLTFLRQLMALTFETRLLDSPDYPEDVKKRACAILDGCQGQSVGSYTDSAGLEVVRRQVAQYIERRDGGIASDWQDIYLTAGASPGIKSILAMINSEVDGKPPGVMVPIPQYPLYSATISEYGMTKVDYYLEEETGWSLGRKELQRSFDEAKKTCNPRALVVINPGNPTGQVLTRENIEEIIKFAHDNKVLLLADEVYQDNVYDKNSKFWSFKKVAYEMGEPYRSQEMVSFLSTSKGYLGECGIRGGYMEVLNLDPKVKAMLTKSITAALCSTTAGQVAVSALVNPPQPGEPSYELFKQERDEILAALKERAELVHKTLSSFEGYKVNPVQGAMYVFPQIEIPPKAVEAAKAKGMAPDVFYAFELLETSGICIVPGSGFGQKPGTWHFRSTILPQTDKLKLMMEKFRVFHSDFMKKYK